A DNA window from Anaerocolumna sp. AGMB13020 contains the following coding sequences:
- the mutL gene encoding DNA mismatch repair endonuclease MutL codes for MPKITVLDEATINQIAAGEVIERPSAVVKELVENSIDAGSTVITVEIKEGGISFLRITDNGSGIEEGDMPYVFLRHSTSKIRTADDLLRITSLGFRGEALSSIAAVAQVELVTKTSESFTGIRYLIDGGVEKGLEHIGCPEGTTFIIRNLFFNTPARKKFLKSAVTEAGYIQDFMERIAISHPQISFKFIVNGQVKLHTSGNNNQKDVIYHIFGRDITSHLISVKGEEGDLTLTGFIAKPAISRGNRNYENYFINGRFVKNPIIYKAIEEAFKPYIMLHRYPFTALMLTIDTELIDVNVHPAKLEVRFKNGEELYRFIYNTIRNTLEGRDLITEVHLTKEDKSRKIEQKLPEPFEVKRRQEEGLTYKMPHQPSFSYDNTKNNSPVNSVLKEAVKATEIGQLKAYVDTAPTILLENKARLQEAGAGLSEKSLVYREEAAGIPQKEKNDLSNTLTEENVAANQPAQAAETIIQAAVPQNTDSENTEDINIDSNLQKTENDGVYEQLAFLSEKAVTEHKIIGQLFNTYWIIEYGDKMFLIDQHAAHEKVLYERIIKKLKEKEHFSQQLMPPIILSLTIRERDALLHNMKYLEEAGFEFEEFGGKEYAVRAVPGDLYNLVHYDILIEIIDGLTEESYNSTPEIILDKIASMSCKAAVKGSHKLSVEEARALIEQLLTLENPYNCPHGRPVIISMSKYEVERKFKRIV; via the coding sequence ATGCCTAAAATAACAGTTCTGGATGAAGCTACCATAAACCAGATAGCTGCCGGAGAAGTGATAGAGAGACCCTCTGCGGTGGTGAAAGAGTTAGTGGAGAATTCCATCGATGCAGGTTCTACGGTAATAACCGTTGAAATCAAAGAAGGCGGTATCAGCTTCCTGCGAATAACGGATAATGGCTCCGGTATAGAAGAAGGAGATATGCCTTACGTATTTCTCCGTCATTCCACCAGCAAGATCAGAACCGCTGATGACCTTTTGCGTATAACAAGCCTTGGTTTCCGAGGAGAGGCTTTGTCCAGTATAGCAGCAGTAGCACAGGTAGAACTGGTAACAAAGACCTCTGAAAGCTTTACCGGTATTAGATATCTTATTGATGGCGGAGTCGAAAAAGGCTTGGAACATATCGGCTGTCCGGAAGGCACCACCTTTATTATCAGGAACCTGTTTTTTAATACACCGGCCAGAAAAAAGTTCTTAAAATCTGCCGTAACTGAGGCAGGATATATTCAGGACTTTATGGAGAGAATTGCTATTTCTCATCCTCAGATCTCTTTTAAATTCATTGTCAATGGACAGGTAAAACTTCATACCTCTGGAAACAATAATCAAAAAGATGTAATATACCATATCTTTGGACGGGATATCACCTCTCACCTGATTTCGGTAAAAGGGGAAGAGGGTGATCTTACCCTTACCGGGTTTATTGCAAAACCTGCAATATCAAGAGGTAACAGAAATTACGAAAACTACTTTATTAATGGCAGATTCGTAAAAAATCCAATTATCTATAAAGCCATCGAGGAAGCTTTTAAGCCTTACATAATGCTCCACCGTTATCCGTTTACCGCATTGATGCTGACAATCGACACCGAGCTGATTGATGTAAATGTACATCCTGCAAAATTAGAGGTACGTTTTAAAAACGGAGAAGAACTCTACCGGTTTATTTATAACACCATAAGGAATACTTTAGAGGGAAGGGACTTAATAACAGAAGTTCACCTTACGAAAGAGGATAAATCCAGAAAAATAGAGCAGAAACTGCCGGAACCCTTTGAGGTAAAAAGACGGCAGGAAGAGGGACTTACCTACAAAATGCCACACCAGCCCTCTTTTTCCTATGATAATACTAAAAATAATAGCCCGGTTAATTCAGTTCTGAAAGAGGCAGTAAAGGCAACTGAAATCGGTCAGCTAAAAGCCTATGTGGATACAGCCCCGACCATATTATTGGAAAATAAAGCACGACTACAGGAAGCCGGTGCAGGGTTATCGGAAAAAAGCCTGGTTTATAGGGAAGAAGCAGCTGGTATTCCTCAAAAGGAGAAGAATGATTTAAGCAATACCCTAACAGAAGAAAACGTTGCTGCCAACCAACCGGCACAAGCCGCAGAAACAATTATACAAGCAGCAGTGCCTCAAAATACTGACAGCGAAAATACAGAAGATATTAACATAGATAGCAATTTACAGAAAACAGAAAATGATGGAGTCTACGAGCAGCTGGCTTTCTTATCGGAAAAGGCGGTTACGGAGCATAAGATTATCGGACAGTTGTTCAATACCTATTGGATTATTGAATACGGAGATAAAATGTTCCTGATAGACCAGCATGCAGCCCATGAAAAGGTTCTGTATGAGCGTATCATAAAGAAATTAAAAGAAAAGGAACACTTTTCACAGCAGTTAATGCCGCCGATTATTTTATCACTTACGATCAGAGAAAGAGATGCACTGCTTCATAATATGAAGTACCTTGAAGAAGCAGGTTTTGAATTTGAGGAGTTTGGGGGTAAGGAATATGCAGTGCGTGCGGTACCGGGGGATTTATATAATCTGGTGCATTATGATATATTAATTGAAATTATTGATGGACTTACCGAAGAAAGCTATAACAGCACGCCGGAAATCATACTGGATAAGATTGCCTCCATGTCCTGTAAGGCAGCAGTTAAGGGAAGCCATAAACTATCCGTAGAAGAAGCCAGAGCATTGATTGAACAACTTCTGACTCTTGAGAATCCATATAATTGTCCTCACGGAAGACCAGTTATCATCTCCATGAGTAAATATGAAGTGGAAAGGAAATTCAAGCGGATTGTATAA
- the mreC gene encoding rod shape-determining protein MreC: MKRRTGFSINPKHLFVGGVVLCLILMFISFRYSEILLPVKGAIGYVVTPMQKGINSVGKAIADQGDKFVSMNDLLSENEDLKQQLSEITYENKILLQDKYELDRYRDLYKLDKKYADYPKVGARVIGRDPNDYWYSSFKIDKGTDDGIAVDMNVISGNGLVGIIVEAHKNYSIVRSIIDDSSNVYGMFIKTSDTCVVSGGMEAYSTGVIDVSLIGKDAKIADGYEVVTSAISPKYLQGILIGYVTEIQLEPNNLTKTAKLIPAVDFSRLDEVLIITELKEELKD, from the coding sequence ATGAAAAGGAGAACAGGGTTTTCCATTAATCCGAAACATCTCTTTGTCGGAGGTGTCGTATTATGTCTAATACTAATGTTTATATCATTCCGCTACAGTGAAATCTTATTACCTGTAAAAGGAGCAATCGGTTATGTAGTGACGCCCATGCAGAAAGGAATCAATTCCGTTGGAAAAGCCATTGCTGACCAGGGGGATAAGTTTGTCAGCATGAATGACCTGCTGAGTGAAAACGAAGATTTGAAACAACAATTGTCTGAGATTACTTATGAAAATAAAATATTATTGCAGGATAAATATGAGCTGGACCGGTACCGTGACCTTTATAAGCTTGACAAAAAATATGCTGATTATCCTAAGGTGGGTGCAAGAGTTATCGGAAGGGACCCTAATGATTACTGGTATAGCAGCTTTAAGATCGATAAAGGCACAGATGATGGTATAGCAGTTGATATGAATGTTATTTCCGGCAATGGATTAGTGGGTATCATAGTTGAAGCTCACAAGAATTATTCTATTGTTCGCTCTATAATTGATGATTCCAGTAATGTCTACGGAATGTTCATCAAGACCTCAGATACCTGTGTGGTTAGCGGCGGGATGGAAGCATATAGCACCGGTGTTATCGATGTATCTTTGATTGGAAAAGACGCGAAGATAGCCGATGGTTATGAAGTTGTTACCTCTGCCATCAGCCCCAAATACCTTCAGGGAATATTAATCGGTTATGTCACGGAAATACAGTTAGAACCCAATAACCTGACAAAAACAGCAAAATTGATTCCGGCGGTTGATTTCAGCAGGCTGGATGAGGTACTTATAATAACCGAATTAAAAGAGGAATTGAAGGATTGA
- a CDS encoding rod shape-determining protein — translation MPGKTYGIDFGTSTIKIYRKNDGVVVDEKNIIAVEGRKKVIAVGNEAFEMHGKAPANINVSYPVKYGVIADINNMLELINYTFKALNKRGGMRAASVLIATPTDITEVEKRAFYDLIASSQVKPKSIKIVEKPIADAVGIGLDVNNAKGVMVVDIGADTTEVSIMSLGGIVISKLIPIGGNRLDESIRSTVKKSYNLVIGDRTAETIKKELATASPMEEKTIKAYGRNVVTGLPTEVDISSSFVYESIIEYIYSIIDAIRIILERTPPEISSDIIDSGIYVTGGSSAIKGLDVLLAKETGLKINICNDSANTVVNGLGKIIEDANLKDLASPLKEATIKG, via the coding sequence ATGCCAGGAAAGACATATGGAATAGACTTTGGTACCAGTACCATTAAAATATACCGTAAAAACGACGGAGTCGTAGTAGATGAAAAAAACATCATCGCAGTAGAAGGCAGGAAAAAGGTAATTGCTGTAGGAAATGAAGCTTTTGAGATGCATGGAAAGGCACCGGCCAATATCAATGTCAGCTATCCTGTGAAATATGGGGTAATTGCAGATATTAATAATATGCTGGAGCTGATTAACTATACCTTTAAGGCACTTAACAAAAGAGGAGGTATGCGAGCTGCTTCCGTACTGATTGCAACGCCCACAGATATTACAGAAGTAGAAAAAAGAGCCTTCTATGATTTGATCGCTAGTTCACAGGTTAAACCCAAATCAATCAAAATAGTGGAAAAGCCTATTGCGGATGCGGTAGGAATCGGTCTTGATGTTAACAACGCAAAAGGTGTTATGGTGGTAGATATCGGAGCAGATACTACAGAGGTATCCATAATGTCCTTAGGTGGTATTGTTATCAGTAAGCTGATTCCCATTGGAGGAAACAGACTGGACGAATCAATCCGGTCAACGGTTAAGAAGAGCTACAATCTGGTAATAGGTGATAGAACTGCCGAAACCATCAAAAAAGAATTGGCAACTGCCTCTCCCATGGAAGAAAAGACTATAAAAGCGTATGGCAGAAATGTGGTAACAGGTCTGCCTACGGAAGTAGATATCAGTTCTTCCTTCGTTTATGAATCTATTATTGAATACATCTATTCTATTATAGATGCAATTCGTATCATTCTGGAAAGAACTCCGCCGGAAATCTCCTCTGATATCATTGACTCCGGTATCTATGTAACGGGTGGATCCTCTGCAATCAAAGGCCTGGATGTCCTTTTGGCAAAAGAAACCGGACTTAAGATTAATATCTGCAATGATTCTGCGAACACAGTGGTAAACGGACTCGGAAAAATAATCGAAGATGCGAACCTGAAAGATCTGGCAAGTCCATTAAAAGAGGCTACAATAAAAGGGTAA
- a CDS encoding DUF4321 domain-containing protein, producing the protein MSRFNAKDTGVLLIVLLAGVVLGGFIGYLAKDIPYLSWLNYGQQFGIGSAGQNGTVKLNLGVLVISFGLTIKITIGGIIGIILAIILYRKL; encoded by the coding sequence ATGTCCAGATTCAATGCGAAGGATACAGGTGTATTATTGATCGTACTGTTAGCTGGTGTGGTCCTGGGTGGCTTCATAGGTTATCTTGCAAAGGATATCCCCTATCTGTCATGGCTTAATTATGGACAGCAATTCGGCATCGGAAGTGCCGGTCAAAATGGTACAGTAAAGTTGAATTTGGGTGTATTGGTCATAAGCTTCGGCTTAACCATTAAAATAACCATTGGCGGTATTATTGGCATTATTCTGGCAATAATATTATACCGTAAGCTTTAA
- the radC gene encoding RadC family protein — translation MRSKYYTLKEMPISEQPYEKCEKSGPEALSDAELLAVIIRSGSAGARVVEVASRVLSFSAAYPGLIGLNHMSLKDFTSIKGIGRVKAIQLLCVTELTKRMSKATNEKKLSLITPEAVASYYMQELRHLGREVVYLIMMDAKSRILKDMIISTGTVSSSLLSPREIFLNALKYEAVNIILLHNHPSGDPTPSREDIQTTHRMKEAGNLMGIRLMDHIIIGDNKYISLAEQGYI, via the coding sequence ATGAGAAGCAAATATTATACCCTGAAAGAGATGCCCATATCGGAGCAACCTTATGAGAAATGTGAAAAATCAGGTCCGGAGGCACTTTCAGATGCTGAACTACTGGCAGTTATTATACGTTCGGGTTCAGCAGGAGCGCGTGTTGTTGAGGTGGCATCCAGGGTACTTTCTTTTTCGGCTGCCTATCCGGGACTTATTGGCTTGAACCATATGAGTCTGAAGGATTTTACATCGATTAAAGGTATAGGTCGCGTAAAGGCAATACAGCTTTTGTGTGTGACAGAATTAACAAAAAGAATGTCTAAGGCAACCAATGAAAAGAAGTTATCCCTGATAACTCCCGAAGCGGTTGCCAGTTACTATATGCAGGAATTGAGGCATCTTGGGCGAGAGGTTGTTTATCTTATCATGATGGATGCCAAAAGCAGAATACTAAAGGATATGATTATATCAACCGGTACAGTGAGTAGTTCCCTGCTGTCGCCCCGGGAGATTTTTTTGAATGCACTTAAATACGAAGCAGTCAACATCATACTTCTTCATAACCATCCCAGCGGGGACCCAACCCCCAGCCGGGAAGATATCCAAACAACACATCGAATGAAAGAAGCCGGTAATTTAATGGGAATTCGGCTTATGGATCATATAATTATTGGGGATAATAAGTATATAAGCCTTGCAGAACAGGGTTATATTTAA
- a CDS encoding methionine gamma-lyase family protein, producing MKQELEKIYKEFSIEPSILKLGKETEEKLKERFDDIDLIAEYNQLKVIKAFQENRVSDIHFAATTGYGYNDLGRDTIESVYASVFHTEAALVRPQLISGTHALSTALSGNLRPGDEILSPVGKPYDTLEGVIGIGEDNLTEGSKGVRLTGSLREYGITYSQVDLLDNGEYDYEGIKNAINERTRLITIQRSKGYATRPTLSVKRIGELIAFIKAIKPEVICMVDNCYGEFVETIEPTDVGADLVVGSLIKNPGGGLAPIGGYIAGKEEYVENAAFRLTAPGLGKEVGATLGINSQLFQGLFLAPQVVSGALKGAIFAANIYEKLGFAVVPNGSESRHDIIQAVTLGTREGVIAFCRGIQAAAPVDSYVVPEPWAMPGYTCDVIMAAGAFIQGASIELSADAPVKPPYNVYFQGGLTWYHAKFGILMSVQKMYEEGLITL from the coding sequence ATGAAGCAGGAACTGGAAAAGATTTATAAGGAGTTTTCGATAGAGCCGTCTATCTTAAAACTTGGAAAAGAAACAGAAGAGAAACTAAAAGAAAGATTTGATGATATCGATCTCATAGCAGAATATAACCAGTTAAAGGTAATAAAGGCTTTTCAGGAGAATCGTGTCAGTGATATACATTTTGCTGCTACCACAGGTTATGGTTATAACGATCTTGGCAGAGACACAATAGAAAGTGTCTATGCCTCCGTATTTCATACAGAAGCAGCACTTGTCAGGCCCCAGCTGATCAGCGGTACTCACGCACTCAGCACCGCATTGTCAGGTAATTTAAGGCCAGGAGATGAGATCTTATCACCTGTTGGAAAACCTTATGATACCCTGGAGGGCGTTATCGGAATTGGGGAAGACAACCTTACAGAAGGTTCAAAAGGAGTAAGGCTAACAGGCTCTTTAAGAGAATACGGAATTACGTATTCACAGGTAGACTTATTAGACAATGGTGAATACGATTATGAAGGCATAAAAAATGCCATCAACGAGAGAACCAGGCTGATTACCATTCAGCGTTCCAAGGGTTATGCAACCAGACCTACCTTATCTGTAAAACGGATCGGTGAGTTGATTGCATTCATAAAAGCTATTAAACCGGAAGTTATCTGTATGGTAGATAATTGCTATGGCGAGTTTGTAGAAACCATCGAGCCTACAGATGTAGGGGCTGATCTGGTCGTAGGCTCATTAATCAAAAACCCGGGAGGCGGACTTGCGCCTATTGGAGGATACATTGCCGGTAAAGAAGAGTATGTGGAGAATGCGGCTTTTCGTCTTACAGCACCCGGACTTGGCAAAGAAGTAGGGGCTACCCTGGGTATTAACAGCCAGTTGTTCCAGGGCCTGTTCCTGGCACCCCAGGTGGTATCCGGTGCATTAAAAGGAGCTATCTTTGCGGCAAATATTTATGAGAAATTAGGTTTTGCGGTTGTTCCTAACGGTAGTGAATCCAGACATGATATCATACAAGCAGTGACGCTTGGTACCAGAGAAGGTGTAATTGCTTTCTGCCGCGGAATCCAGGCAGCAGCACCTGTTGACAGTTATGTGGTTCCAGAGCCTTGGGCTATGCCTGGTTATACCTGCGATGTCATCATGGCCGCAGGAGCTTTTATTCAGGGGGCAAGTATCGAACTGAGTGCGGATGCACCGGTTAAACCACCTTATAACGTATATTTTCAGGGAGGACTGACCTGGTATCATGCCAAATTCGGAATCCTCATGTCTGTACAGAAAATGTATGAAGAAGGTCTTATAACCTTATAA
- the mreD gene encoding rod shape-determining protein MreD: MKRFVIVMAEILICFLLQTTVFQWLSLARVVPNLLLILTVSSGLMKGRREGLLTGFLCGLFIDLCYGGIVGLYALIFMTIGYLNGFCYKIFVKENLTIPVILVGISDLIYFFFYYVFEYLLRGRLNIGFYFFHKGLPELIYTVIISVFLYKLLNIIRIKTEKKEEEEAF; the protein is encoded by the coding sequence GTGAAACGATTCGTAATAGTAATGGCTGAAATATTAATATGCTTTTTATTACAGACGACGGTATTCCAATGGCTTTCCCTTGCCAGAGTGGTTCCTAATCTTCTTCTGATACTTACAGTTTCGTCGGGATTAATGAAAGGAAGAAGAGAAGGGCTATTAACCGGATTCCTTTGCGGTCTGTTTATAGATCTGTGTTATGGCGGTATCGTCGGACTATATGCACTGATCTTTATGACAATTGGATATCTGAATGGGTTCTGCTACAAGATATTTGTAAAAGAGAACCTTACGATACCTGTAATACTTGTTGGAATTAGTGATCTGATTTACTTTTTTTTCTACTATGTATTCGAATACTTACTGAGAGGCAGATTAAACATAGGCTTTTATTTCTTCCATAAAGGTCTGCCGGAGCTGATTTATACAGTGATAATATCTGTCTTTTTGTATAAGCTGCTGAACATAATCCGAATTAAGACAGAGAAAAAGGAAGAGGAGGAGGCGTTTTAA
- the miaA gene encoding tRNA (adenosine(37)-N6)-dimethylallyltransferase MiaA: MKKPLIILTGPTAVGKTELSIKLAKAVAGEIISADSMQVYKHMDIGTAKIKPSDMQGVTHYLVDELEPEEDFNVVKFKEYALKYMEDIYKRGKLPILVGGTGFYIQAVLNRIDFKEAKEDNAYRDGLLKQAAEKGADYLHEQLKKVDPEAAKAIHPNNVKRVIRALEYHNQTGDLISAHNEEQKQKDSPYNFCYFVLNRDREVLYERINKRVDQMIEEGLVDEVKSLLNKGCTSNMVSMQGLGYKEIIRYLNGNCSLSEAINSIKQETRHFAKRQITWFKREKEVSWIQKEDYQEDEDILIALLSQIKDKGIIK, translated from the coding sequence ATGAAAAAGCCTTTGATTATCCTGACAGGACCAACGGCAGTGGGAAAGACAGAGCTATCCATAAAGCTTGCAAAAGCTGTAGCGGGTGAAATTATCAGTGCCGACTCCATGCAGGTATATAAACACATGGATATAGGCACTGCGAAGATAAAACCGTCAGATATGCAAGGCGTTACCCATTATCTTGTTGATGAATTGGAACCGGAAGAAGACTTTAATGTAGTTAAATTCAAAGAGTATGCCCTAAAGTATATGGAGGACATTTATAAAAGAGGTAAACTGCCCATTCTTGTAGGGGGGACCGGTTTCTATATACAGGCGGTGCTAAACAGAATTGATTTTAAAGAAGCAAAAGAGGACAATGCCTACCGGGATGGTCTTCTGAAGCAGGCAGCAGAAAAGGGGGCAGATTATCTTCATGAACAACTTAAGAAAGTCGATCCCGAAGCTGCAAAAGCCATTCACCCAAACAATGTAAAACGCGTTATCCGCGCACTTGAATATCATAATCAGACCGGAGATTTAATCTCTGCCCACAACGAAGAACAAAAGCAGAAAGATTCACCTTATAACTTCTGCTATTTTGTATTAAACCGAGACAGAGAGGTCCTTTATGAAAGAATCAATAAAAGAGTGGATCAGATGATAGAAGAAGGACTTGTGGATGAGGTGAAGAGCCTGCTGAACAAAGGCTGCACCAGTAATATGGTTTCCATGCAGGGACTTGGTTATAAAGAAATTATCCGCTATTTAAACGGCAACTGCAGTCTGAGTGAAGCAATCAATAGTATCAAACAGGAAACAAGGCATTTTGCCAAACGGCAGATAACCTGGTTTAAACGGGAGAAAGAAGTAAGCTGGATACAGAAAGAAGATTACCAGGAGGATGAAGATATTTTAATAGCCCTGCTTTCACAAATAAAGGATAAGGGTATTATTAAATAA